The DNA segment GACCGACCCAAATTGGCGATACGCCATGCTTAATGAGTATAAATCATTAATGGACAACGATACTTGGGAGCTAGTTCCTCGCCCTACATCTCACCCGGTAATTCGATGTATGTGGCTTTTCCGCCATAAGTTTAAGGCCGATGGAACACTAGAACGATATAAGGCTCGCCTTGTTGTGAATGGCAAGTCACAAACGGTTGGCATTGATTGTACAGACACTTTCAGTCCGGTTGTGAAACCGGCTACCATTCGGACAGTCCTCTCCATTGCCATTACCAGGGGATGGCCCAttaactagggctgtaaacgagtcgagtcgagccgagctagacccagctcgagctcggctcgaactcgattcaAGTTGGCTCAGCTCGAgcttgaatttcaaatcgagctgagatttaaggctcgagctcgactcgattagaattcgagctagctcggctcggctcgatctagctcgaactaacaaaaaaccgtaaaaaatttactacttaaaaagcctTTGAgaatgaatttcttcatagactaagggccataattgccatATAATTTAACCATacggctaaatatgcaagtataaatagttaattcactttgtacattgtctttaccttcttttatagggggaATACttccttagtttttgttttctaagcaatgtgggacaaaaaaaatgaaggacgtaaaccttatcgagccagctcacgagctcacgagccgagccagaccaagctcgagctcggctcgtttacaaaccgagccgagccgagctggctcgttaacaatcgagccaatttcgagccgagctttcttcaagcttttttcgagcgagtttcgagcgagctgcgagccacgagttttttgaacacccctaccatTAACCAACTAGATGTTAAAAATGCCTTTTTACATGGTGACTTGCAGGAGACAGTTTTTATGAATCAACCACCGGGGTTCACCGATGGCACTAAACCCCATTATGTTTGCCGACTTCGGAAGTCCATCTACGGACTCAAGCAGGCACCACGTGCCTGGTTCAGTCGTTTTTCTAACTTTATTCTCTCACATGGTTTCAGGGGTAGTTTGTGTGATACGTCACTTTTTATATATCGTCGTGGTGATAAGCTTGCATATCTCTTattatatgttgatgacatcattTTAACAGCCTCTTCCAACGAGCTACTTCAATCCATTATTCAGCTTCTTTCCAAGGAGTTTGCCATGTATGACTTAGGCGCCTTGCATCATTTCTTGGGTATTTCGGTACAATGAGATTCTAATGGATTATTTATGCCACAGTCTCAATATGCTCGCGACATTATCCATAGGGCTAATATGACCGATTGCAAGCCCTGTGCCACACCGGTGGATACGTCCTCCAAACTTAGTGCTTCTGATGGTGACGCACTTCTCGATGGAACTTTGTACCGCAGTCTCGCAGGCGCACTTCAGTACTTAACCTTCACTCGTCCTGACATCACTTATGTGGTACAACAAGTATGTTTATTTATGCATGCCCCTCGTGAGCCACATTTTGCTTTTCTCAAGCGGATTCTGAGATATGTTAAAGGCACTCTTGATTTAGGATTAAGATTATCCACCACTCCCAGCTCATCTCTCATTGCCTACTCTGATGCTGACTGGGGCGGATGCCCAGACTCCAGACGATCTACATCCGGTTACTATGTCTACATGGGTAACAATCTTTTGTCATGGTCCTCAAAGCGCCAACCCACAGTTTCTAGATCCAGCACTGAAGCCGAATACCGGGGAGTCGCTAATGTTGTTGCCAAAACCACTTGGCTGCGCAATCTCCTTCTAGAGCTCCATGTTCCGATACGTCAGGCAACTATTGTCTACTGTGACAATGTTTCAGCTGTTTATCTTTCAGAAAAACTGGTTCAGCATCAGAGAACTAAACATTTCGAGTTGGATATTCATTTTGTTCGAGAAAGAGTGCGTCTTGGTCAGGTCCGCGTTTTACATGTGCCATCTTCCTATCAGTACGCGGATATCTTCACCAAAGGGCTGTCAAGACAAttatttgaaaattttcgatCCAGTTTGACCGTTTGTCACAACTCCCGCTCAAACTGAGGGGGAGTATTAGCGGAAATATTGACCAAGTACATATGGAAAGCATATATCTAGGAGTAGTGATAGCAGTGATAGTTGCCATTTTGTATCTATAAATATTCTGTACATCTTGGGAGGAGGGCATCGATTCAATCATAGTCAATATACAAAGTTAATAGTAAAGTGGTATTGGAGCTATTCGCAATAACTCTTAGTTTGGTAATATGATTAGTTAACACATATTCGTCAATCGTATTAAGGCCACGAGGTGTGTGTACCATAAGATAAACTGGGTTCATTTAACTTTTGAGAATTGCATTGGTGTAGACTTCTTGAGGTTGCCTATCAAAAAGTCGGTAAATGACACCTTTTCTCTACCCAACTTGTTTTTCAATGCATTATCATTCGGGTCTACAAACTTCCCTCATTTTGTTATCGCTCACTGAATAAATTACCAAAAATTGACGGTTTGCAACCCAAGAAGCAAAACTTATACAATTTTGCATCATCAAATTCCCAAAAATTTAGCATCTCCATTGATTAGTGATAATCTTGTATGATAGATTGTTATTCGAGTAATTACAACACAAATATGAAATCAATGAAAGTATGAAACTCACATTTCTCAGCTAGATCCATCCAAACAAGCACTAACATTTGATCAAAGTTTATTAGCATAGAGTTCcttctcaaaaaaaaaatcaacatgtAAGGTAACCTCACATGAAACAATCTTTATTTCTTTTGAAAGCAAGATGAATTCCATTGTTGAAGGGGTCCGGTTTGTCAATTCTTGACATGCAATCTTTCATCATGACAAAGTAGGATCCTGGAGAGGGCCTATGTGTTGATAGCAAacattaataattattaaaaatcctaagataaaaactaaaaattaatAAGGATTCtgaatttgatttttttacttaccAAACTCTGTATAGTTTGGATCTTTTTGGTGATTTCCACTGGACCCATGTTCTCGAAGGCCTCTAAGTCCATGACTTCTGGATCTTTGCGCTTCTTGTTTAAACGCAGGGGAAGTGCTCGGGATTTAGGAGCAGATACAGCTGGAGTCTCTTGTTTGACAAGAGCACTACTCTGGACGAAACTTAGGATCCATTCAAGATCAAACTTTATTGTTCCTTTTGAGCTTCCTACACCCAACAAATATTATCAGCATTCTGAGTTAAAAAGAAAATACAAGTACCTGAAGACATGACTGATTCTGAGGCTTGGGAATAGAGGCTGACTTCTTGGAAAGCATGCTCTGGCTGGAAGGAAGGTAATTAGAAGGAATGTTAATAGTGAAATATGGTGGTAAGCTCGGGAGGAGTACATGTGTGACTAACGTAAGAATGAAGTATCAAGCATGATTTATGGTGGTAAGCCAAAAGTGTCTCAGGAGACTCTTGTAGTCCCCTCTGCCGGAAAAATGAAGAAACGTATTGAATAAGAAGAAAAAGGGGTGGGGGTCCCACACACATATGGGCTACAAAATTTGAGGGTAATGGTTATGGTGGAGGGGATCATGGCGAGGGAACGATGTGGTTGTGGTGGAGGGGATAACGGGTATTGGAAAGTGGAGGAAAACGTTTGGGATGTTGTAGATGGTTGAAAAGTGGGATGGGACCCAAAGGTTTTGTATTTTTGTAGAGTAAACTACAGTTTGAGTCCTTGTGGTTAACACCATATGACACCATGAATCCCTACTTTTCTTATTTGACCAATCAAGTCCATGTGGTTGTTCAATTTAATCAATCAAGCTCCTCTTGACATAATTGGTTAGTTGACCGATGAAATGTCTACAATACCCTCATGTTATTATATttcaactaaaaaaataaaaactcttTATTTCAATACATCTTCAACAAGAAACACCATCCCCTTTATCTTCTAGGGTTTCTTATGATGAGCATCAATTGCAAATCCTAACAACCCAGGAAAGAACTTGTAAAACCTAGGAATCAACTGGGCCGCTAATTGCCCCGTCTTTACACTTGAACTTATTGAAGCTTCAATAATACTTTTGTAATCCTCCACATTCTACATAACCACACCAACATAAAGCCCTAATTTCCGAAACTTATTAAGCAACCCTTAGAAATGAAAATCATTGCAAATTTGGGACGATACCTTTTCACCCAAAATCCTGCGAACATCCCCCATCAATCTCTCCCATCACACATATACTCTACAACACAACACTCTTGATTGCATTAATAGCTCCGGTGacaggaacaacaacaacacTCTCGATTGcaacacaacaacaacaacactcTCAACTGACCGGCTAATTGCCTCACCTTTACACTCTCGATGACAACACAACACTTTGATAGCGTCACTTGAACTCCGGCGACTTCGTCTAGAGACGCTTTGGTAGTACATCTACCTTAAGAAAAAAATCACTAaccttagggggtgtttggcctagcttttttatctaagcttatagcttttttagcttatttttacaaaataagcactaatgagtgtttggtttagctttttaagcttatgcttattagcttatataagctaattttaAGAAGCTTATGAGAAcatggttttttagcttatttgaataagcttatttgaagaagatgatttttTACTCATTACACACAATGATATTATACCCCTTCCCATAATACAAAATAACTTAACAAACAACTAaagattaattattaattatcaacttgtagaatataagctaatccaaacacttaaaaatagcttatcaaatgaaagaaaataagCACAAGCaactttaaaatataagcataaaccaaaaaaataaaagctaggccaaatGGAATTGAGCTTGCGGCAGTAATACACATCAGCAGACTCCGGATACCCACCAACAACCCCACCCATTTTCCTACAAACATCCGAATCATGAATACACAAACTTTTCCTTCATCCTGCCCGAATAGTCAGATCAGTGGTAAGACTCGATTGATTAATTGAACAACCACAAGGACTTGATTGGTAAAAGTAGGGATTTATGGTGCCATCTGGTGTTAACAAAAGGGACTCAAATTgtagtttactctttttttactTTCTAAAATtctttgttattattattactaccacTTAGGGTAAATAAGTAATGTTACTAGGCTTTAACGGAAAGAATAGACGTCCTTAGGGGTGGGATGGTCATTGTTATAAATTGCAAACCACTAGAAGGATCTATATAATTTCGGcaaaattgcacttttcgtcctttatgtttcagggtttctgcaggcgctgtcctttaagtttaaaaattacactttatgtcctttatgtttgcaacctgttacaggcggtgtcctttctcaTCAACCCAGTTAACTTTTGATGTTAAAACCTGAGGGACCTGAAATGAGGGACCTTTTATGTAAATAAGTGAAACATGAGGGACCTGAAATATACACTCTTCTTCTCTCTTAAAAAACTTTTCACTACACCAGCCTTGACAAAATCAGTTCGGTCCTCTTCTCCGAACCAAACTCATACCCGCACCACACCATATCTGACCCGTAACCTGAGACCCGACGGTACCCTTGTTTCTTGTAAACCCCAAACTGACGTGAACCCGACATCATCCGAACCAAGCTGAAACATCTCGGACCAAACTAATCCTGAACTCGTGTCTGAACTGATTGCTCAAAAACATCCCAAAACTGACTCGAACTTGAGCCGTCGTGACGCGAAACCTGAACCGGAAACCCTGAAACTTGAACCATTATTCCCGAACCGACCTGAACGGAGTTGCCATGGCTCCGACAGCTACTGCTGTCGTCGAGTACCTCTGTCGCCGCCGTTGATTTGACGGCGTTGGTCGCCGGTGACGTCGCCAGCGAcgtcgtctctctctctctccttcgtCTCTCTCCTCTCACTCTGTCTCTCTCATCTCACTCCGTCTCTCTCCTCCCTTTCTTTCTCCGCTTATTTGGTCACATCACCGCCGTACGCCACCACCAAACGGTGGTGGCCGGCCGCATCTAAAACAGAGAGGTGTGGGTGTTGTCGGGTACACGGAGAAGAAGGGGGAGCTGTCGGCTGTGGTCGGAGCCACCTGCTCCTTGCCGGTTGTTTCGTCGGAGAGGGAAGGGAGGGGGATCGAAAGGGTGAGGAGCAGGGAGTATGTATTTGTCTGCAGTTGTATCGAGAGAGAGGGTATTGAAGATGAACTCTGCATTTTTTTGTCTGTGTTTGTTGAGTTTTAGATAAGGTGAGAGAGTGGATATGAGGGAAAGATGATTTAATTTTGAAGGTTTTCGATATGTTGAAACGGAGAAGAAGAGTGTATATTTCAGGTCCCTCATGTTTCACTTTTTTACATAAAAGGTCCCTCATTTCAGGTCCTCAGGTTTTAACATCAAAAGTTAACAGGGTTGCTGAGAAAAGACACCGCCTGTAACatgttgcaaacataaaggacatagagtgtaatttttaaacttaaaggacagcgcctgcataaaccctgaaacataaaggacgaaaagtgcaattttgCCTATAATTTCAAATTTTAAGGACCAAACATTCAATATATGCATATCATATGGACCTCAATTAACTCAGACGTATTTAAACAAGGGTAAAAAGTAATTTGGTATTAGTTTAAGGGcttaaaaatcaaataaagaaAATTGATATAATAATAAATTCCAATAAAGAGAATATATAATCGACACGCCCGTCTCTGTTCGTGGAATTAAGATCGTAAATTCTCCTTCCTGGTTTCGCCATGGCTCGTGGTCCCCTGCTCAAGTATGTGTCTTTCGTTTGTGTTTATTGATTGAGTTTGCCCTATTTGTGATTTGTTTAGTTGGTGATCAGTAAGATTAATGGGGTACCGGCATCACCTTCTGGATCTAAGGTTGTAAGCACATCATCATCGATGAAACCTTTTATTATCGTTTCgttttttacatatacatatatattatggtag comes from the Helianthus annuus cultivar XRQ/B chromosome 4, HanXRQr2.0-SUNRISE, whole genome shotgun sequence genome and includes:
- the LOC118491181 gene encoding uncharacterized protein LOC118491181 isoform X1 → MYSSRAYHHISLLTFLLITFLPARACFPRSQPLFPSLRIRSSKGTIKFDLEWILSFVQSSALVKQETPAVSAPKSRALPLRLNKKRKDPEVMDLEAFENMGPVEITKKIQTIQSLALSRILLCHDERLHVKN
- the LOC118491181 gene encoding uncharacterized protein LOC118491181 isoform X2, translated to MLDTSFLPRACFPRSQPLFPSLRIRSSKGTIKFDLEWILSFVQSSALVKQETPAVSAPKSRALPLRLNKKRKDPEVMDLEAFENMGPVEITKKIQTIQSLALSRILLCHDERLHVKN